From Pseudovibrio sp. Tun.PSC04-5.I4, a single genomic window includes:
- the nirJ gene encoding heme d1 biosynthesis radical SAM protein NirJ, producing MFRLTHYLRAIADPYPLPPARKPAGPVVIWNLIRRCNLKCKHCYTTSGDVDFPGELSTQQAYEVIDDLKGFSVPVIIFSGGEPLMRPDMLELSAYAKEKGFYTALSTNGTLIDKDMAQKIGAIGYDYVGISLDGIGKVHDDFRGMDGAFDLSLQAVRYLREENVKVGLRFTLTEENAETLDDYLDLCAREKVDKIYLSHLVYAGRGNKNRGEDAHLNVTRKAMTHLIEKAWEDVLAGKSNEYVTGNNDADGIFLLQWVREHMPEKAGYLQDMLERWGGNASGVNIGNIDNTGKVHPDSFWWHYTIGNVKERKFSEIWQDLSDPVMAGLKQSPRQIKGRCGKCQYFNICNGNTRVRALQVTGDPWAEDPSCYLTDAEIGIDDAVSPRVETVPFRGARHEAKHVYS from the coding sequence GTGTTTCGTCTGACCCATTATCTGAGAGCGATCGCGGATCCGTATCCACTACCACCAGCCCGTAAACCTGCTGGGCCGGTTGTCATCTGGAACTTGATCCGCCGCTGCAATCTTAAATGCAAACATTGCTACACGACCTCAGGTGATGTCGATTTTCCGGGCGAGCTTTCAACGCAGCAGGCCTATGAAGTGATCGACGATCTGAAGGGCTTCAGTGTTCCAGTGATCATCTTCTCTGGCGGCGAGCCGCTGATGCGTCCAGATATGCTGGAACTGTCGGCCTATGCCAAGGAGAAGGGCTTTTATACGGCGCTCTCCACCAATGGCACGCTGATTGACAAAGACATGGCGCAGAAGATTGGCGCAATCGGTTACGATTATGTCGGCATCAGCCTTGATGGCATCGGCAAAGTGCATGACGATTTCCGCGGTATGGATGGCGCGTTTGATCTTTCTCTTCAGGCGGTGCGTTATCTGCGTGAGGAAAACGTCAAGGTTGGCCTGCGCTTTACGCTGACCGAAGAAAACGCCGAAACGCTGGATGATTATCTGGACCTGTGTGCGCGGGAGAAGGTTGATAAAATCTACCTGTCTCACCTTGTCTACGCTGGCCGCGGTAACAAAAACCGCGGGGAAGATGCGCACCTAAACGTGACCCGCAAGGCCATGACCCACCTGATTGAGAAGGCGTGGGAAGATGTGCTGGCAGGCAAATCCAACGAATACGTGACCGGCAACAACGATGCAGACGGCATCTTCTTGTTGCAGTGGGTGCGCGAACATATGCCGGAAAAAGCCGGGTATCTGCAAGATATGCTGGAACGTTGGGGCGGCAACGCCTCCGGTGTGAACATCGGCAATATCGATAATACCGGCAAGGTGCACCCAGATTCCTTCTGGTGGCATTACACCATCGGCAACGTCAAAGAACGCAAGTTCTCTGAAATTTGGCAGGACCTTTCTGATCCTGTAATGGCCGGCTTGAAGCAGTCCCCGCGTCAAATCAAAGGTCGCTGTGGGAAGTGCCAATACTTCAATATTTGCAATGGCAACACACGCGTCAGAGCACTGCAAGTGACTGGTGACCCATGGGCGGAAGATCCGTCTTGTTACCTCACTGATGCGGAAATCGGGATTGACGATGCTGTCAGCCCGCGTGTTGAAACCGTACCGTTCCGGGGAGCCCGTCATGAAGCAAAACATGTCTATTCCTAA
- a CDS encoding aminotransferase class V-fold PLP-dependent enzyme has translation MIDIIERIRNSVIGEDTAITTAFGQKPLVYADYTASGRSLGMIEDYIRDNVLPYYANTHTETSYTGAQTTALREQARQQIRSAVKAGDEHSVIFCGSGATSAIHKLIDILNLKLPAELNARYKFEQQIPEHERPVVFIGPYEHHSNELPWRESIADVVSIPLCEGGQVCLHDLEAQLTKYADRPMKIGSFSAASNVTGVKTEVDAVARLLHKHGALSFWDYAAAAPYVGIDMSGIQDERGDSSKDAIFLSPHKFVGGPGTPGVLIAKDAILQNRVPAMPGGGTVMYVTPEDHRYIANAERREEGGTPAIVESVRAGLVFKLQQAVGTDEIERREEDFVSRAVARWSKCENIDILGNPDAPRLSITSLKITHQGKDLHYSFIVALLNDMFGIQARGGCSCAGPYGHTLLGMDMDYSKALEAQLLDGHMILRPGWIRLNFNYFIVEETFEYLVRAVELVAEHGWKLLPFYRFDPEGSVWRYQNRKTVLAASLDEFDFMAEPTPQDKPARPSLADTMQEAEAELLRPHVSEERYTFTQPEKAEKLRWFLRPQDVAVA, from the coding sequence ATGATCGACATAATCGAGCGTATCCGGAACTCAGTGATTGGTGAAGACACCGCCATCACAACTGCGTTTGGTCAAAAGCCGTTGGTTTATGCTGATTACACCGCCTCTGGTCGTTCTCTTGGTATGATTGAGGATTACATCCGCGACAACGTATTGCCCTATTACGCCAACACACACACAGAGACCTCATATACTGGCGCACAAACCACAGCCCTGCGTGAACAAGCGCGCCAGCAGATCCGGTCTGCAGTTAAGGCTGGAGATGAGCATTCAGTCATCTTTTGCGGCTCGGGCGCAACCTCCGCAATTCATAAGCTGATCGACATCCTGAACTTGAAGCTTCCTGCCGAGTTAAACGCGCGCTACAAATTCGAGCAGCAAATTCCCGAGCATGAACGCCCTGTCGTTTTCATCGGCCCCTATGAGCATCACTCTAATGAGCTGCCATGGCGCGAGAGCATCGCTGACGTGGTTTCCATTCCCCTTTGCGAAGGGGGTCAGGTGTGTCTGCATGATCTTGAGGCTCAACTTACAAAATACGCTGACCGCCCGATGAAGATCGGCAGCTTCTCAGCGGCCTCCAACGTGACAGGTGTTAAAACGGAGGTTGATGCCGTTGCCCGCCTTCTGCACAAACATGGTGCACTGTCTTTTTGGGATTACGCCGCCGCCGCCCCCTATGTGGGCATTGATATGAGCGGCATTCAGGATGAAAGAGGCGACAGCTCCAAAGACGCCATCTTCCTGTCACCTCACAAGTTTGTTGGCGGTCCGGGCACACCCGGAGTGTTGATCGCAAAGGATGCAATCCTTCAGAACCGCGTTCCGGCAATGCCAGGTGGTGGCACCGTTATGTATGTAACGCCGGAAGATCACCGCTACATCGCAAACGCAGAACGACGCGAAGAAGGCGGAACCCCGGCTATCGTGGAATCCGTGCGTGCTGGTCTTGTTTTCAAATTGCAGCAGGCGGTGGGAACAGACGAGATTGAGCGCCGTGAAGAGGATTTTGTCTCTCGCGCCGTGGCTCGCTGGTCCAAATGCGAAAACATCGACATCCTTGGAAATCCGGATGCACCGCGCCTCTCTATCACCTCGCTGAAAATCACCCATCAGGGCAAAGACCTGCACTACAGCTTTATCGTTGCGCTGCTCAATGACATGTTCGGCATTCAGGCACGGGGTGGCTGCTCCTGCGCCGGTCCCTACGGGCATACTTTGCTTGGCATGGACATGGACTACAGCAAGGCGCTGGAGGCACAGCTGCTGGACGGTCACATGATCTTGCGTCCAGGCTGGATCCGTCTCAACTTCAACTACTTCATTGTTGAAGAGACATTCGAGTATCTGGTTCGCGCTGTTGAGCTGGTCGCAGAGCACGGTTGGAAACTGCTGCCGTTCTACCGCTTTGATCCAGAGGGATCTGTCTGGCGCTATCAAAACCGCAAGACCGTACTGGCCGCGTCTCTCGATGAGTTTGACTTTATGGCAGAACCAACCCCGCAGGACAAACCGGCCCGTCCGTCCCTTGCAGACACAATGCAGGAGGCAGAGGCAGAATTGCTGCGCCCACACGTTTCAGAGGAACGGTACACCTTCACCCAACCAGAAAAAGCCGAGAAGCTCCGCTGGTTCCTACGTCCTCAGGATGTAGCGGTGGCGTGA
- a CDS encoding CbiX/SirB N-terminal domain-containing protein, giving the protein MSGTRSPSLQAPATESVALVLAAHGDLGGKGANTTPGHERLKQALAPLLPDMTVVSGVMKGSPPLEDVAAGLRHSNVLVLPLLLSNGYFCNTVLPKRLGLNADHKKQKEGEWRSHTREGQSIRLLPPLGVLPFLPELVLESIQDTLETDGRNSSAPQETEILLVAHGSTVGPQSRICALQLKDELEKRSSYNNIHCAFLSEAPLVDDVISTLSPNSIVVPLFASGGLHGHDDIAGFMKCAPTGCRLAPVIGCEHSLAQHLAIYLQNLNS; this is encoded by the coding sequence ATGTCTGGAACAAGATCTCCTTCTCTGCAGGCACCAGCCACTGAGAGTGTGGCACTGGTCCTTGCCGCTCATGGAGACTTGGGCGGTAAGGGAGCCAACACAACTCCGGGCCATGAGCGCCTGAAGCAAGCTTTGGCCCCCTTATTGCCAGATATGACCGTTGTGAGCGGGGTCATGAAAGGGAGCCCGCCACTTGAAGACGTCGCAGCAGGCCTCAGGCACTCCAACGTGCTTGTCCTCCCACTTTTGCTGAGCAACGGCTACTTCTGCAACACCGTTTTGCCCAAGCGACTGGGGCTGAATGCCGACCACAAGAAACAGAAAGAGGGTGAATGGCGAAGTCATACGCGAGAAGGGCAGTCCATCAGGTTGTTACCCCCTCTTGGTGTCCTGCCTTTTTTACCAGAGCTGGTTTTGGAAAGTATTCAAGACACGCTTGAAACGGATGGCCGCAACTCAAGCGCCCCTCAGGAGACCGAGATTCTGCTTGTCGCGCATGGGTCAACAGTTGGCCCACAATCCCGCATCTGTGCTTTGCAGTTGAAGGATGAGCTGGAGAAGCGAAGCTCTTACAACAACATTCACTGTGCGTTTCTCTCCGAAGCGCCTCTGGTGGATGATGTGATTAGCACCTTGTCACCCAATTCAATTGTTGTGCCGCTGTTCGCCAGCGGGGGCCTGCACGGCCATGATGATATCGCAGGGTTTATGAAATGCGCGCCGACTGGATGCCGACTGGCACCTGTTATCGGCTGCGAGCATTCCCTTGCCCAACATCTGGCGATCTACCTGCAAAACCTGAACTCATAG
- a CDS encoding nitrite reductase, producing MKQNMSIPKLAAVLLASCFLTGSALASGKPAPLKPVSEGTKQLYQEQCASCHGGDRMGGTGPALFKESLQRLRGKSATATIQKGRVQTQMPAFEEDLTEEQISGLVNFIKTPLPVMPVWGEQEIMASRVLNEDYKPVEKPVYESDPLNLFIVVETGDHYATVMDGDTFEPLTRFKTQFALHGGPKFTPDGHYVFFMSRDGWITKFDMWALKVVAEVRGGINSRNVAISKDGKHIALANYLPHSLVMLSSEDLSVEKIFETKSKLGISSRVSAVYQAPERDSFVVALKDVPEIWEVMTDPKAGPQYEGYVHSYEKGMIEALPSSSGLFALRRIAVDKPMDDFFFDQSYRNLVGSARDGKTGVVVNLDVGRQIAELPLPGFPHLGSGISWEWKGRQVMATPHLRENKISVIDMSNWTVLKTIETAGPGFFMRSHENSKYAWSGVFFGPNKDLMYIIDKETLEIVKTLQPIPGKTAAHIEFDRDGSHAVMSIWEDDGAIIIYDAKTLEEVKRLPMSKPSGKYNVWNKISFSAGTSH from the coding sequence ATGAAGCAAAACATGTCTATTCCTAAACTCGCCGCTGTTTTGCTGGCTTCTTGTTTCCTCACTGGCTCAGCTTTAGCAAGTGGCAAACCTGCACCCCTAAAGCCAGTCAGTGAGGGCACGAAACAGCTGTATCAGGAGCAGTGCGCCTCGTGTCACGGCGGGGACCGGATGGGCGGCACTGGCCCGGCTTTGTTCAAGGAAAGCTTGCAGCGTTTGCGCGGAAAATCGGCTACTGCGACCATCCAAAAAGGCCGTGTGCAGACCCAGATGCCAGCGTTTGAGGAAGACCTGACCGAAGAGCAGATTTCCGGGTTGGTAAACTTCATCAAAACGCCATTGCCTGTCATGCCTGTTTGGGGCGAGCAGGAGATTATGGCGAGCCGGGTGCTCAACGAGGACTACAAGCCTGTCGAGAAGCCGGTTTATGAGTCAGACCCGCTCAACCTGTTCATTGTAGTTGAAACGGGTGATCACTACGCCACCGTGATGGATGGTGACACGTTTGAGCCTCTGACACGCTTCAAAACCCAGTTCGCATTGCATGGTGGTCCTAAGTTTACACCGGATGGGCACTACGTGTTCTTCATGTCCCGTGATGGCTGGATTACCAAGTTCGACATGTGGGCTTTGAAAGTGGTTGCCGAAGTGCGCGGCGGTATCAACTCCCGCAACGTGGCCATCTCAAAAGACGGCAAACACATCGCGCTGGCAAACTACCTGCCGCACTCTCTTGTGATGCTGTCCTCTGAAGACCTGTCGGTTGAGAAAATCTTCGAGACCAAATCGAAGCTGGGGATTTCGTCCCGCGTGTCCGCTGTGTATCAGGCACCAGAGCGCGACAGCTTTGTGGTTGCTCTCAAAGACGTTCCAGAAATCTGGGAGGTCATGACGGATCCCAAGGCCGGGCCGCAATATGAGGGCTACGTGCATTCCTATGAGAAGGGCATGATTGAAGCTTTGCCATCCTCAAGTGGGTTGTTTGCTCTGCGCCGTATCGCAGTTGACAAGCCTATGGATGACTTCTTCTTCGATCAGAGCTATCGCAACTTGGTGGGCTCTGCTCGGGATGGCAAAACAGGCGTTGTGGTCAATTTGGATGTTGGTCGTCAGATTGCAGAACTGCCTCTACCGGGCTTCCCGCATCTTGGGTCCGGCATCAGTTGGGAGTGGAAGGGCCGTCAGGTCATGGCGACACCACACCTGCGCGAGAACAAAATTTCTGTAATCGATATGTCCAACTGGACTGTTTTGAAGACCATTGAGACCGCTGGTCCGGGCTTCTTCATGCGCTCCCACGAGAATTCCAAATACGCTTGGTCTGGTGTGTTCTTTGGGCCTAACAAAGATCTGATGTACATTATTGATAAAGAAACGCTTGAGATCGTGAAAACCCTGCAACCAATTCCCGGTAAAACGGCCGCTCATATCGAGTTTGACCGTGATGGCAGCCATGCAGTGATGTCCATCTGGGAAGATGACGGTGCGATCATCATCTACGACGCCAAAACGCTTGAAGAAGTGAAGCGTCTTCCAATGAGCAAGCCATCTGGGAAATACAATGTCTGGAACAAGATCTCCTTCTCTGCAGGCACCAGCCACTGA
- a CDS encoding RHS repeat-associated core domain-containing protein: protein MPLLQYRGSQAFNQTLQVNEFVNKNTGSLFVQIPLVQLRGKTEAIGLGLSLFYASGTTGQLGLPAGWGYNLPYVANDETFTFQGKTFIIDPDWTDSSGYQSGLKYLNDHGRKFEKFLEDQQLPTGVGTYRYLFIYNDGAKSYLDATGKLVLHADLFGNALRYTYADQLGDVFDNTLASIVDSYGQTVSLGYDLGTLIIVLPDGSTQEVAYSDQGVFRVTNQIGVVTEIEYGSHTFETVISNISYASGLITTLAYTSIEYLEEDGSTGSFPAVRLLRHSNFKNEFLDATQYAYGSASDGNTFTGFTHGYRLSPSGDGLMNSENTAYLYDVLVERLDASGAFLSVSRVFYNFLHSPVRSYSYLLDEDGYSVDAYRSLYEYRIVADQHDRSINMGKPISVVHSVFDPSTDSWSDYKKIETEYNDFGHITLSRKFDLTGGSGTLVNETTQSYVAVDWGGELPLEKVELDKITGKQVKSTYTLTDDDKNISQVTLAEKEADSDQFVSTKTKRFFYDDAGAQDGWQLSWAEGHSSVAGALTSVSSRFAQNYDTSTGQLTILTTDANGGVNESVFDMRLPMAPRIRQTTPEGKVYSFSYDAVGRVTSILDPLGQTKTYTYTMAFPDRATPDLAKNTVQTHNKNGYELRTTFDALGRSVLLEDNGDPTQTAPELNRQLAQITYNALGQISEDVGMTGQTARYQYDALGREVSRIDHLGNEYTLTYDDPNQNIQSLLNDRLRARVQYDGLGQALVIESYPYSATQAMQYYQHTYSYNGFGLPETVSTYSVENGVQTHLSTTNNEYNSEGVVVRETFIGTAAEALLQADVETVTSYDLLGNPVQLQRIESYNNVSQPEVKTALLTYDAMGNLVSAANQLGQLQIFSYNTDNEVTSYQRHDGVTTNYIYDAIGQLATAETGGARRLFSYLSNGLVSQVSEGSQSIRYEYSLDGTAAAIHYADGKSVTLSKDAFSRVVSYTLPDGTQSFYSYNDTNQLLDQTTDNVSLRNTWGIANNQHGALLNQILEDPALPSQTTDFTYDGYGHPEQIAVSDGNGANVLTTNATRDIWRNVTNLTISSQSNRDAAVNVAKTMSYNGLHQLISSQDRNLLTEEVFSETYKFDGAGNILAYTRNDQTQQFQYNAINQLISDGITYDRNGRMLKDVDGTTYSYDVTGRLVRADLPDGTQTQYTYDAEGALASVATNEANNRFYTVADSVASVTSEALQDGDQESSHAVLWSNTLPYAQLSEASSTLYSRTMNSVRLHNSAGGSESIDISDYGSITTPTALTPPNSLNWEGQFTDASTELTYLHARWYSPKSMRFLSPDPLFSINTYGYANGNPISYFDPTGLTTKEAAVFVLALAVGIAVGALAGGAVGAGVAVALGTESVWATIAASSAAGAAGAVAGDIAASGVTGEDVTGRQIEIDLISGALGGAAGAGAEHASGSLVERSLVSNGAEASVARRHSLIFSGAIGGAADAAVAGGVASIAYNQPFFSGENMLDIGLGGALGFRSGYVEAKTVIGDVLPARTSQDPSDPGTSTDASGRVLDEASLNSALPDVDANQISTRPRSNAMPVKPLDKIKAAIKFRGIGGIVHSRPQVHAPNDVVQPASHDAFAQNLASKMGNVQSQSPLLLVRGNFNDAQKIAESIQSNILKVTL, encoded by the coding sequence ATGCCACTCCTGCAATATCGTGGATCACAGGCATTCAACCAAACGCTTCAAGTTAACGAGTTTGTCAATAAAAACACTGGCTCGCTGTTTGTTCAGATACCGCTCGTTCAACTGCGTGGTAAGACAGAAGCCATAGGACTGGGGCTTTCCTTGTTTTATGCGTCCGGCACGACAGGGCAACTTGGCCTGCCAGCAGGCTGGGGGTACAATTTGCCTTATGTTGCGAATGATGAAACATTTACGTTCCAGGGCAAGACATTCATTATTGATCCAGACTGGACTGACAGCTCTGGTTATCAATCCGGCTTGAAATACTTAAACGACCATGGCCGGAAATTTGAGAAATTCCTAGAAGATCAGCAACTGCCGACAGGTGTTGGAACCTATCGCTATCTCTTCATTTATAATGACGGGGCAAAAAGCTATTTGGATGCGACGGGCAAGTTGGTTCTTCACGCTGACCTTTTCGGTAACGCATTGCGGTACACTTATGCTGATCAGCTTGGCGATGTATTTGACAACACCCTCGCGAGTATTGTTGACTCCTATGGTCAGACTGTAAGCCTCGGATATGACCTTGGCACACTTATAATTGTTCTGCCTGATGGCTCCACCCAGGAAGTTGCGTACTCTGATCAAGGCGTCTTCAGAGTGACCAACCAGATTGGTGTAGTAACTGAAATTGAGTATGGGTCCCATACGTTTGAAACAGTGATCTCTAATATCTCCTACGCCTCTGGTTTGATTACAACCCTGGCTTATACTTCAATTGAATATTTAGAGGAGGACGGCAGTACTGGATCCTTTCCTGCTGTTCGATTGCTCCGGCACAGCAACTTCAAAAATGAATTTCTGGACGCAACGCAATATGCATACGGCAGCGCCAGCGACGGAAATACATTTACTGGTTTTACCCATGGCTACCGCCTGTCTCCTTCTGGCGATGGTCTGATGAACAGTGAAAACACCGCGTATCTTTATGATGTGTTGGTGGAACGGTTAGATGCCAGTGGCGCGTTTCTTTCTGTCTCTCGTGTGTTCTACAATTTTCTTCACTCACCAGTGCGCTCCTATTCCTATTTGCTGGATGAGGACGGATACAGCGTGGACGCCTACAGGAGCCTTTACGAGTATCGCATCGTTGCCGACCAACATGATCGCAGCATCAATATGGGTAAGCCCATCAGTGTCGTGCATAGCGTTTTTGATCCAAGCACTGACAGTTGGAGTGATTACAAAAAAATCGAAACTGAATACAATGACTTCGGGCATATTACTTTAAGTCGGAAATTTGACCTGACAGGCGGAAGCGGAACTCTTGTTAACGAGACCACTCAGTCTTATGTCGCCGTCGACTGGGGTGGAGAATTGCCACTTGAAAAGGTCGAGCTGGACAAAATAACAGGCAAGCAGGTCAAATCGACCTACACCCTTACAGATGACGATAAGAACATCTCGCAGGTTACACTTGCTGAAAAGGAAGCTGATAGTGATCAGTTCGTTTCCACCAAAACCAAACGCTTCTTTTATGATGACGCTGGCGCACAAGATGGCTGGCAGCTTTCTTGGGCTGAAGGCCATTCAAGCGTCGCTGGTGCACTTACATCAGTGAGCAGCAGATTTGCGCAAAACTATGATACGAGTACTGGTCAGCTCACAATCTTGACGACAGATGCGAATGGTGGTGTCAACGAAAGCGTATTCGACATGCGCTTGCCTATGGCGCCACGCATCCGGCAGACCACGCCCGAAGGGAAGGTTTACAGCTTTTCCTATGACGCCGTCGGACGGGTAACTTCGATTCTTGATCCACTTGGTCAGACTAAAACCTACACGTACACAATGGCTTTCCCTGATCGAGCGACGCCTGATCTTGCGAAAAACACAGTGCAAACTCACAATAAAAACGGATACGAGCTGCGTACGACATTCGACGCTCTTGGTCGCTCTGTTCTGCTTGAAGATAATGGAGATCCAACTCAGACAGCCCCTGAGCTGAATCGCCAGCTCGCTCAGATCACCTATAATGCACTCGGGCAAATATCCGAGGACGTTGGGATGACAGGGCAAACGGCCCGTTACCAATACGATGCATTGGGAAGAGAAGTATCCAGAATAGACCATCTAGGTAATGAATATACCCTTACCTACGACGACCCAAACCAGAACATTCAGAGCCTATTAAATGACAGGTTGCGGGCAAGGGTTCAGTATGACGGCTTGGGTCAGGCTCTTGTCATTGAGAGTTATCCATATTCCGCAACTCAAGCCATGCAATATTACCAGCACACTTATTCCTATAATGGCTTTGGCCTGCCTGAAACCGTAAGCACCTATAGTGTCGAGAATGGTGTGCAGACACATCTTTCCACGACCAACAACGAATACAATTCCGAAGGTGTTGTTGTAAGGGAGACGTTTATCGGCACTGCTGCAGAAGCATTACTGCAAGCAGATGTAGAAACGGTGACGAGTTACGATTTGCTGGGCAACCCGGTACAACTGCAACGGATTGAAAGTTACAATAATGTCTCTCAGCCTGAGGTGAAAACTGCTTTGTTGACCTATGATGCTATGGGGAACCTAGTATCTGCAGCCAACCAGTTGGGTCAGTTACAAATATTCAGCTATAATACTGACAATGAAGTCACAAGCTATCAACGACATGATGGAGTGACGACAAACTACATCTACGATGCTATCGGGCAGTTGGCTACCGCTGAAACCGGTGGCGCTCGCAGGTTATTTTCCTATCTCTCCAATGGTTTGGTGAGTCAGGTCTCTGAGGGGTCGCAATCCATCCGCTATGAGTATTCCTTAGATGGAACAGCCGCTGCTATCCACTATGCTGACGGCAAGTCGGTCACACTGAGCAAAGATGCTTTCAGCCGAGTGGTGAGCTATACCCTGCCTGATGGCACTCAGTCATTCTACAGCTATAATGATACCAATCAGCTTCTCGATCAGACCACTGATAATGTTTCACTTAGAAACACATGGGGCATTGCAAATAATCAACATGGTGCCTTGCTCAATCAGATACTGGAGGATCCTGCTTTACCAAGTCAGACGACCGATTTCACTTATGACGGCTACGGGCATCCTGAGCAGATTGCTGTTTCCGATGGGAACGGCGCAAATGTGCTAACCACAAATGCTACGCGAGACATCTGGCGCAATGTAACCAACCTGACGATTAGTTCTCAGAGCAATCGGGATGCAGCGGTTAATGTTGCTAAAACCATGTCGTATAACGGCTTGCATCAACTTATTTCCTCTCAGGATCGTAATCTGCTGACTGAGGAGGTGTTCAGCGAAACTTACAAGTTTGATGGTGCAGGAAACATTCTAGCATACACCAGAAATGATCAGACCCAGCAGTTTCAATATAACGCAATCAACCAGTTAATAAGCGATGGCATCACTTACGATAGAAATGGCCGTATGCTCAAAGATGTGGATGGCACTACATATTCTTACGATGTGACCGGTCGATTGGTGAGGGCCGACCTTCCCGACGGCACGCAGACCCAGTACACCTACGATGCAGAAGGTGCGCTTGCTTCTGTGGCGACGAATGAAGCGAACAACCGGTTTTACACAGTCGCCGACAGTGTGGCCAGTGTTACCAGTGAAGCGCTGCAGGATGGAGACCAGGAAAGCTCACATGCCGTGTTATGGTCCAACACCTTGCCATATGCGCAGTTGAGCGAGGCATCCAGTACTCTCTATTCAAGAACTATGAATTCCGTTCGACTGCATAACAGCGCGGGTGGGTCTGAAAGTATCGACATCTCCGACTACGGATCAATTACGACACCCACTGCGTTGACGCCACCGAACAGCTTGAATTGGGAGGGGCAATTTACTGATGCAAGTACCGAACTTACTTACTTGCATGCGCGTTGGTACAGCCCAAAATCCATGCGCTTCCTTTCACCAGATCCACTGTTTTCAATCAATACCTATGGGTATGCAAATGGCAATCCTATTTCATATTTTGACCCCACTGGTTTGACCACGAAGGAAGCCGCAGTTTTTGTGCTGGCACTTGCTGTGGGGATAGCAGTTGGAGCTTTGGCTGGTGGTGCTGTTGGTGCCGGTGTTGCAGTTGCTCTTGGCACAGAATCTGTTTGGGCAACGATCGCTGCCTCCAGTGCAGCGGGTGCTGCTGGCGCAGTTGCTGGGGATATCGCCGCATCAGGAGTGACAGGTGAAGATGTCACCGGAAGACAAATCGAAATTGATTTAATAAGCGGCGCATTAGGCGGTGCAGCGGGTGCAGGAGCCGAACATGCCTCTGGATCGTTGGTTGAACGAAGCTTAGTCAGTAACGGTGCAGAAGCGAGTGTGGCCCGAAGGCACAGTTTGATTTTTTCTGGGGCAATCGGAGGTGCTGCGGATGCTGCTGTCGCGGGAGGTGTGGCCTCTATCGCCTATAACCAACCTTTCTTCTCAGGTGAGAACATGCTCGATATTGGCTTAGGAGGCGCTTTGGGTTTTCGATCTGGTTATGTGGAGGCCAAGACCGTCATAGGTGATGTACTCCCCGCACGCACTTCGCAGGATCCGTCTGATCCAGGCACGTCAACTGATGCTTCTGGTCGTGTCTTAGATGAAGCAAGTTTGAATTCTGCATTACCGGACGTTGACGCTAATCAAATTTCTACGCGACCAAGAAGCAACGCAATGCCAGTTAAGCCTTTGGACAAGATCAAGGCCGCCATAAAATTCAGAGGAATTGGCGGCATTGTTCATAGCCGACCCCAAGTACATGCGCCTAACGATGTGGTCCAACCCGCAAGTCATGACGCATTCGCACAAAACCTGGCGAGCAAGATGGGCAATGTGCAGAGCCAGTCTCCGCTTCTCCTAGTTCGAGGTAACTTTAATGATGCACAAAAGATTGCAGAAAGCATTCAGTCGAACATCTTGAAGGTGACACTTTAG
- a CDS encoding Crp/Fnr family transcriptional regulator has protein sequence MPNNLLSSEVEKLGEIPLLKRLSSEAREQLLQGATKKHVSRGEMIFFQDDKAEAFFIVLEGWVKVFRATSSGDEAVVGVFTRGQTFAEGAAFANTNFPVSGEAVTDCVVLSISVAHLAGSISADPNIALAMMSSLSMHLHQLVLQIEGLKTHTGAQRVAEFLLNLCTESSGSCSLILPYDKALIAGRLGMKPESLSRAFQKLKGFGVEVKQNRAIISNVQMLQMLVEQERTVVMHSQQA, from the coding sequence ATGCCGAATAATCTACTAAGCAGCGAAGTCGAGAAGCTGGGAGAAATCCCGTTGCTCAAACGATTAAGTAGCGAAGCGCGAGAACAGCTCCTTCAGGGCGCGACGAAGAAGCATGTCTCACGCGGGGAAATGATATTTTTTCAAGATGACAAAGCCGAGGCTTTTTTTATCGTTCTAGAAGGTTGGGTAAAAGTTTTCCGCGCAACAAGCAGCGGCGATGAAGCGGTTGTCGGTGTCTTCACACGCGGCCAGACCTTTGCCGAAGGCGCAGCCTTTGCCAACACCAACTTTCCAGTATCCGGTGAAGCCGTCACCGATTGTGTAGTCCTGAGCATCTCGGTTGCCCATCTGGCTGGCTCAATTTCAGCAGATCCAAACATCGCGCTTGCGATGATGTCCTCACTCTCCATGCATCTACACCAGCTGGTTCTCCAAATCGAAGGCCTCAAAACACATACCGGCGCTCAACGTGTTGCTGAATTCCTTCTGAACCTATGCACTGAATCATCTGGTTCCTGCTCACTAATCTTGCCCTACGATAAAGCGCTGATCGCCGGTCGCCTCGGAATGAAGCCGGAAAGCCTTTCTCGCGCCTTTCAAAAGCTCAAAGGCTTTGGAGTTGAAGTAAAGCAGAACCGTGCGATCATCTCCAACGTGCAAATGCTGCAAATGTTGGTGGAGCAAGAACGCACGGTCGTCATGCACAGCCAGCAAGCTTAG